The proteins below come from a single Longimicrobium sp. genomic window:
- a CDS encoding B3/B4 domain-containing protein, whose protein sequence is MKYIIDPEVFREVPDFVRGIVVIRNLDHSGQHEPLGSLFRKEMYQAAEDGGRTTTDRRITAWEETYKTFPLPRGERIHPGHGTLLKRLKKGDAGRIPFISPLVAISNMIAVKYMMPCGVFDTGRVIGDLTLTAATGEESFLPFGKDTPTSVVPGEVILLDSGRNTVVCRAWNSRGGQTTAVSADTKNAIIDIDCLSHIVGHDVLDEALSEAVSLVSQFCGGLVRVERLSSDNRQIAI, encoded by the coding sequence ATGAAGTATATCATCGACCCGGAGGTGTTCCGCGAAGTGCCGGACTTCGTTCGCGGCATAGTAGTGATCCGGAACCTGGATCATTCCGGTCAGCACGAACCCTTGGGATCTCTATTCAGGAAAGAGATGTACCAAGCCGCGGAAGATGGTGGCAGGACAACGACGGATCGCCGAATCACTGCCTGGGAGGAAACGTACAAGACGTTTCCTTTGCCGCGTGGCGAGCGGATACATCCCGGTCATGGCACCCTGCTCAAAAGACTCAAGAAGGGCGACGCCGGGCGCATCCCCTTCATTTCCCCCCTGGTCGCCATTTCCAACATGATCGCGGTAAAGTACATGATGCCCTGCGGGGTCTTTGACACCGGCCGTGTCATAGGCGATCTGACGTTGACGGCTGCCACGGGCGAAGAGAGCTTCCTTCCATTTGGCAAAGACACGCCGACGAGTGTGGTTCCAGGTGAGGTGATTCTACTGGATTCCGGTCGAAACACGGTCGTTTGCCGGGCGTGGAACAGTCGTGGCGGACAAACCACCGCTGTTTCCGCAGACACGAAGAACGCCATCATCGACATCGATTGTTTGTCACACATCGTAGGCCATGATGTTCTGGATGAAGCCCTTTCCGAAGCGGTGTCTCTGGTCAGCCAGTTCTGCGGCGGTCTGGTCCGTGTGGAGCGCCTTTCTTCTGACAATCGCCAGATCGCAATCTGA
- a CDS encoding DUF6875 domain-containing protein, whose protein sequence is MPAALLNPEMIQVASTVIQWAREFLATENPAMKRPVGSKVVCPFVGPSLDNNSFYLSLHPEISGKDAGQIESLVLEHIRTFKKLGPFAPGDCMRKSLLLVFPSLPDNQGRVLDIVHESVKSLFVENGLMIGQFHKHCNETSIYNRGFMVSQSPVALIAIRHMAVHDILFVKSSREWFNAYNLHFGEKFNRPEKIEDYNRHLIDHYFEAKDRWSK, encoded by the coding sequence GCGCGGGAGTTTTTGGCAACGGAAAACCCCGCGATGAAGAGACCGGTTGGAAGCAAGGTGGTATGCCCGTTCGTCGGGCCATCCCTGGACAACAACTCCTTCTATCTTTCTCTTCACCCCGAAATCTCGGGAAAAGACGCGGGACAGATCGAAAGCCTCGTTCTGGAACACATCAGGACCTTCAAAAAGCTCGGTCCCTTTGCGCCGGGGGACTGCATGCGGAAGTCCCTGCTGCTCGTCTTTCCCTCCCTTCCAGACAACCAGGGCCGGGTACTGGACATCGTGCATGAGAGTGTGAAATCCCTGTTCGTCGAAAACGGCTTGATGATCGGCCAGTTCCACAAACACTGCAACGAAACAAGCATATACAACCGCGGATTCATGGTTTCTCAATCGCCGGTCGCACTGATCGCAATTCGGCACATGGCCGTCCACGACATATTGTTCGTCAAGAGCTCGCGAGAGTGGTTCAACGCGTATAATCTGCACTTTGGTGAGAAGTTCAACCGCCCGGAGAAGATCGAAGATTACAACCGTCATTTGATCGATCATTACTTCGAAGCAAAGGACAGGTGGAGTAAATGA